The DNA window ATTTATCTTCGGCTTTCCACTTACGAATGCGGGAATCAGGGACTCCGAGCTGCTCGGCAATATCTTTTAGTTTTGCTTTACCGGCACTCTCACTCCAAAGCTGAAAAGCCTTTTCCCTATCCGGATTTCTGGGCCTTGCCACTACACGCTCACCACCCCCACACGGTAAACCAAAAGCTAAAGCTCATCGCGCTGGAGTTCTATATCCAGTTCAATGAGCTTTTTTAGATCGTCTACCGTTTTGATTTCTATTTGCCCCCGCTGAAAGTCGCTAACCCATTTGCCAATTCCAGCTTGGACAATCTTGCGGTATTTCCCCTTGGAATCGGCAATTCCTTCGATAACAGCCGCTTGGTGCTGTAAGAGTAAGCTATTATTATCTATTTCCGAACATTTGTTTGTTTTGGACATTGTTTGATACCCCCGCCATCTTGTAAAATGGTGATGAGATAGTAGCCCTCCGCAATCTGTGGCCACAGTGCAACCTACTATCTCTCGCCGGGGTATCCGGTATCGGGAGGACGTTAGCGCGTCCTCCCTTTCTCTTTTTTATGCAGACAACAAAATATTGTCGCGAATATGTTCGGCAATTGCCTTCATGAATAACGGCGGTACTGAATTACCGATCCTTGCCCACTGCTCGCTGTATGAGCCGATAAATTGAAAGTCGTCCGGAAAACTTCCCAAGCGCTTGGCCTCGGCGATGCTAATCGCCCGCGGCTCTTCCCAATGGCAAAGTGTAGCAAAGCCTCTGCCGGTCTGCGTTTTTACCAGAGTCCTTGACGGCCTGTCCGGATGCAGTTTTACCACATCACTATAATGCCCGTTCAGGTTGAGGGCATCGCCCATGTCGCTGCCAATCGGTACTCTGCGCCAGATAGCTGCATACTTTTCATTCAGCATAGGAATTTCTTCTGGAACGCACCCTCGCAAAGCTTGCCTCACGGTGATCGGCCGCGCCTGCGGTCTTGGATGGCTGGGCTCTATGCCCAAATCTTCCCGAATGCCGATAAAAATCATCCTCTCCCTGCTTTGCGGTACATTGAAATACTTGGCATTCATTAACCTAGCTTTAACGCGATACCCGCTTGCTTTTAGCGCACGTAAAATCTCAGCAAATATAACCTTCATTTTCCCTTTGACCATACCAGAAGATACATTTTCCATAACAAAGACTTTCGGACGCAGTCCTTGCAGTAGCCTTACATATTCACGGAACAGCTGGTTGCGGTCATCGTCAGCATCTCGCTTACCCGACATGCTGAATCCCTGGCAAGGTGGACTGCCGTCAAGCAAATCCAATTCTCCCGGTTTTAGGCCCGTAATTCGCAGCACTTCGCCAACACTCAGTTGAGCGATATCGCCATGGTACACAGGCGTCCCCGGATGGTTCAGACGATACGTAGCTACCGCATTATTATCCCATTCGACTGCCAGCAAAACTTCTCCCCTAGCCAGCTTATAGCCGAGTGAGCTGCCACCGCAGCCGGCAAATGTCGATACGACTTTAAACCGGGAATTCATGCCCGCATTGTGGACATGTTACTTTTTTAACCGTGTCCGCCACGCTTTCGTCATACTCAGGGAATTCTTGATCGGGAATACTAAACTGTTTAACAATGTCGGCAAATTCCTCCGCGTTGTAACCGGTTAAGTCGAGATCCAGTTCGCTGGCCTGCAGATCCTCCAGGATTTCGGCTAACAGGGTTGGATCCATTACCGCCAGTTCCGCAATTCGATTATCGGCGATAAGATCAGCGTATTCATCCTCTTCTGATGAATAATTTTGGCAATCTATAGGCACTTGACCAACATCCAAATACAATGCTGCCAGCAAGCGGCCATGACCACGTACAATATAGCCGGATTGTATACTGACAGTAATCGGCGTTCGCCATCCCTGGTACTGAATAATCCTAGCCAGCAATTGGATCTGCTTGTCCGGATGCTGGTGGGGATTGCGAGGATGGGGAATAAGAGTGGAAATATCGACGATCTCATCATGGGAGCAATGAACGGCGATCCCGCCGGCAGTAATTGTATTCAAAGTTTCACCTCATAAAGTTTTTTATTATAGACAAATGGCTTTTTGCTGCGAGAATTCTTCCCATCGCCGAATGATAACATCACAGTACACCGGATCAATCTCCATCATGTAGCAAACGCGGTCAGTCTGCTCGGCCGCCATCAGAGTACTGCCTGCACCTCCAAAAAAGTCAGCCGTTATTTCACCTAGCCGGCTTGAATTTTGTATCGCTCGGGCGCAAAGCCCGATCGGCTTCATAGTCGGATGCTCACCGTTTCTGAGCGGCTTTTCGAAACGCCAGACACTAGTCATGCTATCATCACCGGCTTGCAACACCTCATAGGACGGAACCCTGATGGTCACAGTCTGAACACCGGCTGTAAACGTAAGCAACGCCCCATTGCCCTCTTGGCGGACGGTAATGGGCGCTGCTTCGTCGATAACGGTACCCTGTTTGCGTCCACCGTACCAGCAATGAGCGCCGCCTGGTTTCCAGCCGTACAGGATTGGTTCATGCCGCCATTGGTAGTCTTGCCGGCCAAGTACGAATTGGTTCTTTACCCAGATCAGGCACTGCTTGAGCAGCCACCCGGCATCCTGCAGCGCGCCACGGAAGTTACTGCCTTCGGAGTCGGCGTGGCAGACATAAATGGCGCCGCCGGCATCTACAGCCTCCAACATGGAGGTAAATGCTACTTTTAGAAATTCGTTAAATTGTTCTGTAGGCATATCGTCATTCCTGATTGTTAACTTTTCAGCCGTGGCGCCTTCATAGGCGACATTGTACGGCGGATCCGTGAATACCATAGCCGCTTTCCGGCCGTCCATAAGCTTTTCCACATCTGCCATTACCGTGGCATCGCCGCACATCAGGCGGTGCCGACCGAGCTGCCAGATGTCGCCGGACTTGGTCACCGGCTCTTTGATCGCGGCAGCGGCTGCAGCCGTGTCGAAATCATCTTCTTTCACCGGGGCGCGGAAGTCGGCCAGCAGGTTGTCGAGCTGCTTGTCGTTATAGCCAGTCAAACCAATGTCGAAATCACCGGCGCTGATATCGGTAACCAGTTCAGCGAGCAGGGCATCGTCGATCTGAGACAGCTCGGCTATTCGGTTATCAGCGACGAGATCGGCCCATTCTTCGGCCTCTGTAGCATAATTCTGCCGATCTACAGGTACTTGCCCCACTCCTAAAAGTTGCGCCGCCAGCAGCCGCCCGTGGCCGCGTACGACGAAACCGGAGCGGGAGCTCACGGTGATCGGCGCGCGCCAGCCCTGGTTTTTGATGATTTTGGCCAGCATCTCGATTTGTTTCTGAGGATGCTGATTCGGATTTCGAGGATTCGGGACCAGTATCATGACGTCGGCCAGTTCGGTAAACGCGCAATGTACCGGAATCCCGTCAGCATAATTCATATCATCACCTGCCTTAATAAAAAAGAGCCTATTCAATAGGCTCCATGTCGTCCAAGGATATCCAAGCAGTTGGGCCGCCCTGGAAACGCTGGACTTCCACCTTGTCGCTTTGGCTCTCGGATATATCTACAATTGTTACCACTGTGCCGGCCGGCCAAGTGCCAGCACCCCATTTTACTGCTTCAAATAATTTACCTTTCATAAAAACCCCTTCTTTCTGTTAGCGTTGTTGTATTAATCACTTGGTTCGCCTTAAAAGTCAAGGTTTTCTTTTGATTTCTTTTATTTTTCTATCTCGACAGCGCAACCCTTGCCATTTACGGATACAATAGCCGTCTTGCTGGCAGGCACAGGCTGTTTGGCATTTGATTAGCATATAGCCTCCTGCATTAAAAAACGGCATCGCTAAAGCAACAAATGCCTAACGATGCCGTAAAAATATGAAAGCCGCCAAAAGCTGGCGGCTAAGTAATTACAAGTATAACACACTAACATATTAACACGGGCAGATTGTCATGTCAATGTCGCGTTTTTGTCATAAAACAGTGATTTATTAACTTTTAAAAAATCCCATCTATCCCGAATATTAAGGCGCTAAGGCGATCGCTTGCCCTATTGACATCGCGGTAATAGGTTTTTTGAGAAATATTTTCTTTTTTCATGATTTCTTCTATGCTGATATCTTCAAAATAAGTTGCTTTTAGCACCCTATGCCCCCTTCTTTCATCGGCTTTCCTTGCTTTTTGGCAGTATATTTCGTATATATCCAGCATGGCATTAACGTGGGACACAATAATACTGGTTCGGGTGACACTACGCTTTATAGATTCTATGTATACGTCATCCTCTTTATCAAGTAACTCATCTAGAATATCAATAGCATTTTCTTTAGCCATTTTTATATCGTAAATGGCGTTTTTACAATGTTCTTGAAGAGCCTGAAAGTTATCCAGCAACAACTTAGTATTACGCAATCTCTTATCATGCTTAGACTTTCTTTGCTCCTCGTCATACTCGCGAACGGCCTTGACGGCTAGCTTGATAATTTGTTCGTGTTTTGAGCTAATTCGTTCTTTGTTCATGCCATCACCCCTCTATCTATTTTAAGCTGGAAGGGCAGCGCGCGCCGCCCTCAGCACTATTTATCTGCGAAACATTCCCGAAAACCCGCAGGCTATAACCGATATGATAATTACAGAGCCTGCCCAATGCCAAAAGTCTTGAAAAACAAATTGAAGTATTTCAAGCATCAGCTTTCCTCCCTTCACATAAAACCAAATAACTTTGCCATTCCATAGGCTGCCATTACCGGTAAGAACACTTCTGAAAACCAGCGATTAAAGTAGCTCATTAACTAATCACCCCTCCGCCTTCCTCATCGCCGCCGACATCGTATTTGCCGGCGGCTCCTGACCAAACAGTTCAAACAGTACCCGCGGCGTATAGCGGCGCTCCTTATTCACGTAAGCGACCTGCTTGCGGATATTTCCGCGCAGCTTGTCCATTTGCTTGAAAACGGATTCATGCTCTATAAAAAAGTCGTAAATCGGCATCAGTATCGTAAGGTTGTCCTTTAAATCCCGGCGCTTGATGCGTAACTCCTTGATTTTTTTTGACATTTTTCCGCCAACTCTGACCGGGAAATCATTTATCTCAAGCCAGTGGTCAATATCCATGATCGCCGCCTGGCAACGGTCAATCTCTTCCTGCAGAATCCCTATAGTAGCCGGCATAGTTCTGACTATTGCCCCAAGTTCTTCGATAACCTGCCGGATTTTAGCTGTTTCTTTGGATTCCATCAGCGTCCCTCCCGTCACTCAAGCAAATTGCATGGGTCCGCATAACGCTTGTCGCGGCCCGTGTACTTAAATCCTCGATAAGATTCCTGCGGCGCTTGGTCTGGCAGTGCAGGATTGCTCTCTGTCAATGCAGATAACTCAGAAGCACGCCCAGAATATCCATCGTTACGCTCCACCCAATACCGGTTTGTCAGTAGCGTGGCCGCTGCTCCATCCATTGGGTCCGGAACCAGCGCCGCCTTGCGATCGGCGAACACCGTCTCATTGCAATTTCGGCAGCGCGCCTTATACCGGCCGGCGTTCATGCTACAAAAATACTCTGCACCGCACTTGCACTCCACGCGGTACCGCTCGCGGGCGGTGGTGTCGATCCCAGGGGGAAATTGCTGTGCTTGAGGTTTTACTGTCGGCCTCTCTGCCTGCCGCTGCCAACTCCCGTCTTCAAGCCCAATAACCTGCATCGATACAACCTGCTGCATATCAATTACAACCAGTTCATCTTGCATTTGCTTAGCGCAAATTGCGCGGGCAGCCGGTTCCGGGTTTTGGAGTTCGAATAAAAGGTTCATGGCCATGTACTCAGTAAGAAAAAGGTCTAATTTTTGACCATTGACCAGAGTAACGAGGACAGGCAGACGATCCTGCTCGTCCCATACTGATTGCCGCTCGCCTTCCTGCGGTTCAATCTCGATGCAGGCTGTAGCGTTTTCGGAAATTTGCCGGTGAAGATCGGTAAGCGCTTTATTGGCTATACCCAGTTTTTCTTCACAAAAGGTAACCCGATCCCGAAGTAAATGTATTTCCGCAATAAGGTCAGCCGGACTCGGATTTTCCGGGCGGCCCTCTTCACAGTAAAGGATCTCAAGTAATTCAGCCTTCAGCTGGTTATATTCTGCCAATTGCTCTTCCAGGCTTGCAGCTTTTATTTTCGTGGCAGCGAGTTCAGATACAGCCATATTGTACGCTTCGGCCGGAACAGTATCATCAACCACTTGCTGCAGCTCCTCAGCTTCTGACGTTCCCACATAGCTGTATTGGCATTTCTCCTTAGCCTCCGGATCAATCGGGTAAACGCCGTATTTTGTAAGAATGCTGCGAATCAGGCATTCCTGATACTGTTCGCTGCAGCACCGCTTGCATGTAGTTTCTATAACCGCGCAATACCAGTCTTCAAAATCCTGAATTTGCATTGGGATAATGGTCTTGAGTGCCAGCATTTCCGCATGGGCTTTTTTCGCCTCCTGTCGCGGCACGCATATAAATTCGAGCTTGGCTAATTGCTTCGCGAACTCTATTTTTACATCAGAGTCCAGAGCATCGCCGCGCATCGTCAGGGCCTTGGCCAGCATGGAACGGCCCATGCGGAGGTATTTTAAAAACTCGGGATCTGTACTTTTGGCAGATGCATAACCGTTTATCGTTTCCTCGATCAGGGCTACCAGCGCGGTAGCCCGAACGAAGCTTTGTTTTTCTTCACGAGATAAGTATGCGTTCAAGGTTTATTCCTCCTCCTCAATCAAGCATACTTCCCGATCCATAACTCTAATCTTAATACCCATATCCTTCAACGCCCCATACCCCTCCACAAAATTTGCATCAATCATGCCACGTGCTTCTAATTGAGCAAGATGTTCTGCATGTTCTTCGATGGTATCAAATTCATAGAAATATCTGCTGAAATTGTCCATGAAATTCTTATCAAATTTGCTGTCGTCAGTTTCCACTTCGACAGTGATTATTACCTCAACGGTTCGCTTCATTTCCCCACCCCCAAGCACGCGCTGCACAGATCCGGCCTAACCCAATAGCAGCCGCCAGGGCAGGCGTGATTGTCGGTGCAGCCGCAGATCTGGCAGCGGGGGACAGCCGGTTCCGCTTCGGCCTCAATCTCAGCGATAATCCGCTCAACTGCAGTTTTATCATCCTCATTTTGGAAACTGAATACCCCTTCCGGTTCCAACCGGTACTTAATGCCAGCAGCATTTATTGCATTGATAATTTTTGTGATAATATCCTCATCTGCCGCGGTTCCGCCTGCAATTAGCTCATCGATCGCGTCACGCCAGCCGCAAGTGTAAGGAATGCCGTATTGGGCGAGCCAGGGCTCCATTGTCTCCACATTTTCCTTTCTGCGGAGGTTTATTATATTTTTTAGACTGGCATTCTCAGCTTGAAGCGCCAATATAATCTGATTTGCCAGCAGCATCTGATTGCCATGCTGAATAATTGTCTCCGGCTCAGGGCTGAACTCTATTTGCAATGCCTGTTTCCATTCCTCAAGTAGCTGCTTAAGATTTTTCATTTTCTTCTCCTTTTGGTTAACGGGCTTACCCATATCTTAAGCTTGTCGAGTTTAGCCATTATGCTCACTCTCCCATTCTTCAAGCTGTTCTAAAATATCCAGGATCTCATATTCATCCGATTCCCACGAGAGCCGTTCGATCAAATTCAGTACGACATGATCACGCCCAAGTTCGGGAAATTTATCCTCAACCTGAAATTCAAAGCTCTCCTTGTCCAACTTTCGGCCATCTTCGCACCACAACATAGAAAAATCAAATGTTTCGCCCTTGAACACCAGTTCAAACTTTTCTATGCCATTTTCGTAAGTTTTTGTAAGTTTAGCCACTATTCTTCCTCCTCATCGTCATACTCATATCCCTGCATATACCGATCGATCTCCTCAATCAGCTCTTTCTTCCAGCGGAACGAATATGGCTGCCGGAAATTCCGGCCAGCGACATTGAGCACTTCCTCCGCGACTTCGCGACCGGCATCTGTAAGGCGCATCACCGGTCTTTTCAGGTACTTATTCCGGGTTGGCATATCCTCAAACCTGATATATCCCCGGTACCGAAGCGTGCCGTAAAAGAAGCGCTGGCCGTGGCCGTACAGGCTGACCGCCTCCCGAACGGTCAAGTACTCTTCGTTGTGATGGGCAAAGCCGCTGCTTACCTGATCGGAATGCCTGTCCATCTCGCCTTGAATGGCGATTTGTTCGCGAAACTTGTCCATCATTTCAAGAAAAGCGTCATCACCAGTGGTGTCAGCAAATATTTCCGTGACCGCCAGGGCGATCTCGTTATGGTTTTCGTTGGCAAAGGTACTGGTAAAGGCTTGCTGTTTTGCTTTTTGCGCAACGCTTGTAATAATGTTTAAGGCAGGAAGTAGTGCTCTTGGCGCTGTTTCGTGGAGCTCATACTTGCCGGTCTCATGAATGCTCGGCAAAACAATATCGAATATCCAGCTTTCAAAGCGCTCTGCTTTGGCCTTAATTTCAAGATTGCGGCTCTGATCGGCGGCGTGAACAATGAGACGGTAGACATCGCCAATAGGAATGATTTTTGTTTCCCGTTCTCTGCCGAGCGCATCGGTTACCGGGTAAGTTACACCCCCACGGCAATGGTCTCGAACCGCCCGATTATAATCTTCGTACTCCAAAATCTTTGCAACGTCATTCCCCACCACGTATTTCCTGTCATCGTATTTCACAACCCGAACAGATCCAAATTCAGGATTATTAAAAATCATTAGATTTTTCATGTTTCCTCACTCTCCCCAATTTATTTATGTTTATTCTGTCTCCCAGGCGTCCCACATCTTGCTTTTCAGCTTTCGCAGCTCCGCCAGTAACTGCTTGAACTGCCCCGAATGCGGCCTTAGCCAGCGTTCCGCCTCGGCCTTGTACTCCTCTTGAGAGCGAAACCCAGAGTCCCCAGAAGCATCGAGGTGCGGCCGGAGTACATACGCCCCTGAATGCGCTACCGGCAGCAGCCTGGCCCCAATGCAGCGGAATCCCAGGAGAGCCTCCCAGAGCTTAGGCTCTAACTTGTCGGCCAGCGCCAGGAGCGTAACCCAGAGTTCAGCATCATCATCGATGTCCGGCCGGGGATCCATGTATACTTTGCCGAAGCTATTGCGGTACACCGGCTTACCCAGTTCACGGTAGGTAGCATATTTCACCGATGCCTCAGGCGGCGCTGATTCTGTCTGCTGCGGCTTAACCGCATTCCCAAAGAGATCATTCTGCAGGGCTAATCCCATAACAATACCTCCTTAAAATAAAGTTGAAACAAAACCGCAAAGTTGAAACAAAGTTGAAATTCACAAATCCAGCAATATCAAGCCTCGCGAGCATTATTTTCAACTGTTTCAACTTTTTCAACCTTTTTTGCCTCGCACACATGCGCGCGTCGTGCGCGTGCGTGTGCGCGCATGTGTGCGCGCGTATAGGGACATGTAAAAGTAAGTTGAAAAGTTGAAAACCATTTAATAAATCCATATTTTATCAGGGTTCAAGGCGCTTCAACCATGCTTCAACCGCACTTCAACTGCTTCAACTTTTCACCCCTTTTTAGCCCCCAAGATTACATAATCAATCAATTTCAAGCGTTTTTTTCAGGACAATCATGCGAATTGATTTGTCTTTCCATCGCTTCATCACGCTGAAAGTCATTTTGCCGCCGCCGGCGCTTTGCGCATCGATGAACCCTTTTTCATAGAACTCTCTAAGCACCCGGCTGACCGAGTAACCCGCTTCGGTCAACACCTTTTTGTAAATACTTGGTACAAGCCAGTATTGATTTAGCAGTGAATCGTAATATCCATATTGCTCTTGGTGGCATTTCTCTCTGAACCGATCATCATTTGACGCGATCCAGGCCGCCGTGAAATCCCAAGCCCGGTCAACGTAGTCAGTTTCCTGTGATGTACTCAAAAGATCCACTCCCGCCACCGCCATTCGGATCATTTCCTCCTTGGCCTGCTCTTCGGTAATGCCCCAAACCCACTGCCGCGCCCAATAATGCGCTACACTCAACACGGCGATCGCGCTAATGTGCGGCTGTGCAATATGCGGCCATTTATCCTGGAGCTGCCGGTAAACATTGGAATACTCCTTGTGGAAAAAATCTTTCTCCCTGCGCAACTCCTCCAGAACATGTTTCATAAAGATTACCCCGGCATGCCCATAATGCAGGTCCGTCACCCGGTGGACGTTGCTGGCCTCTTTTTCGTCCGGCAGCGGGATCCCGTAGAGCTCCAGCGCCCGGGTCCGCACGCCGGAATGCGAAGTGTCGCCGGCCAGGCTTTCCTCACCGGTGGTTAAGACCACCAAATTCCAAAAAGCCTTGGCTTGCAGCCCGCCGCCCTTGTCGCCGCGGGTTTTGCCCTGGCCAGCCGATACAGCATAGACCAGCTTATCCAGAAATTCCTGCTTGTCGCCGGCCAGCTGCCGCTCATCCACACCCAGAGGCAAATTGTTTAAAAACTGGCAGGTTCTTTCAAGTCCGACTTGCGTTGCGTTAAAACTGACCATGATCCGTTCCGGATTGCCCCAGACGCTGAGTGCCGCCTTCATGGCCGCGGTCTTGCCGCCCTTAGACGCGCCCCAGACATGAATAATAAAGTTACGGTGGCCGATAATCTGCAAGAGTGGCGAAGCAAAGCTGCCGGCCAGCATGAGCTGCGCAATCGGGTTTTGGATGACGTACTCCATGCAGGTCTTCCATACATCGAAATCACCGGCTTTTTCAAAACCGTTGACTAAAAAGTGCATGCCGCGTTTGGCATCCATATCAAGCGCGATTTCTCCGGCGTGTCCCGGTAAAAATTGATCTTTTCCCAACCAGCCTAGGTGAGACACTGAATGCACGGTTGGTAAAAACTCCATATTTGCCGCCTCCATGTCGAATAAATAAGATACCATTTCTTTCGCGTTCTTGCTGGATACCGGCATACCAGTATTGGCTAATTCCGCAATTTTCGAGTACTGAAACAGCGTGGCTTTTTCTGCTTTTATGGATTCCCATTTCCCATGGCGCCGCCAGGCGACTTCCAGCTTTTCGGTCTGCGTATCAACGTCTTGCAGCCGCTTGGTTATGATAACTGGCAGCGGTGATATTTTTTCCTCTATGCCTTTTTCGTCTAAGCCGTATACACCATACTCAGAATATCGCCAATTCTCTGGCCGGATTGGAGTAAAAGGCTGATCGTCAATGACCTTTTCGGCCAGGCAGGACGCGATTCGGATGTCGAGTGGGTTGGCCATGTTTATTGCCGCAGCCCACTGCTCCTTAAAAACATCCTGACCAGCCAGGTGCAGATCAGAAGGATCCTTGTGACTCTGCAAAAGTAATAAATAGACCTTGCCCGAGAAATGATTCTCAAGTAGTCCCTTGCAGACTTTTTTAATAAAAATCTCACCACTTTGTTCAGGTTCTTTGTATAAATATACATTAAGACCTTCAAAATGCTGTGCCCAGCGCGGCTGAAAAGTATCTGCACCTGGCACACCTAATGCGGGAATATCATGCTCCCAGAGCGTATGGCAATCTGATTCGCCCTCCACAATGATGATATAGCCTTTTTCTTTGGCTATGCGCAGCATCCATAGGCCGTAGGGCGTGACCTTGGAACCCCTTACCCAGGTAAATCTAGGCCCTCCCTTAAGTGAGTGCCGGTACCGGGTGGCCATCAGGTTGCCCTTTTCATCCATATAGGGAAGAACCATACCTTTATGCGAATTTTTGATGCCGTATGATTGCAGCTTTTCGATGTCCAGCCGCTTAACTGTTGCATACTCCTCAATTGTAAATTTAGGCCTTCTCGCACTTGTCTTTGACGCAGCAGGCTTAATGCCGGCAAAGTCCATAATGGTCTTGGTAGCCTCTTCCTTGGACATGCTTTTATATTCCTGTAAAAACGTCCAGGCGTTTCCGCTCGCGCCGCAGGACAGGCATTTATATTGACCTGTTTTAATCTTGATGCCAAAACTAGGATTTTTTTCATTATGAAAAGGGCAAAGGCCATGCAGCTCATCGCCCTTTGGTTTAAGTCCTGGTAAATACTGCGAATAAAATTGTTTCCAGTCAACGAGTTTATCTATATCCTCTTGCACATTTCTTCTCCCCCCTCTTCCAGGGTCAACACAAAAACGATTAATTCTGCTGGCTATTTATCGACTAACAAAGCGGCTAACTCACAAGTAGCAGCTGCAATAATCTCCTTTTCTTTACCCCGAAATCTTATATCACGCATTAGCTTCACGCTCCTTAACCTTCGCATAATACTCCCACCAAACACTTCCCTCAAGATGCTGCACGCGGCTCGGATGAGGCTCCACAGGTTTAATCAGTACCAATCCTTTAGTCGCAATCCGCTGCATGATCAATTCTACGGCCTGTTCAAAAGTTTCGGCCACCACACGCCCGGGCAGCAACATAAAGCTATTGGCAGAGCAGGCAGCTTTGCCTGCCCCCTTATCCTTCGGTACCGGTATCATTGCTCTCGACAACCTCTATATCAATAAAATCTGTTTCTTCAGTTTCATCCGCTTCTGGCGCCTCCAGTTGCTTAGGCGCTGAACCTACGATCTGTAAGGTTGGCCTGCCGGGCAGCTCCGCCAGATCCGGCCCGCCTGGAAGTTCCGGTAATTCTTCCGCTGGTTCGGGCTCTTGTAAATCGAGTTCCGTTTGATTCAAAAGGGTTTCCATTTTGCGTAAAGCTTTGGACCATAATCCATGGCGCCGGATAATTGCGTAAAAATCCTCTACGTCATGGCCCTGGATATACCAAACTTTGTTACCGGCGTCATCGGTACCGGCCGAGCAGTGCTGCAGTTCATGGTCTAAGAGTGCATGCTTTTCTTTGCCGTTAAGCTGATCCCACACGTCGCGATGGATAATGATGATAAAATCATATCCGGTTAAGAAATTGACTTCCTTCCCGACTTTCTTGGCTTGTCCCCATGTTTCGCGCTTTTTGACTTCCCAGTTGCCGGTCCGGAACAGATACTTTATATCTGCCTCAATAAGATGGCTATGGGTTTCCTCAATTAGCTCTCTGGCTATTTCTTTTAGCTCCTCTGAAGCCTCATAAAATTCGGCTGCCATATCTTCACTCTCCCTGTATATTTATGCAATTTAGTTTTAAATGGACGCATCTTTTTCTGCCGTAAAACGTACTGTGATGCGTGTAATTTTTCTTATGGATGCCGTTATTCCAGCCATAGGCCACCCGCAGCATTCCCCGTTCGTCAAGTTCCCTCAGTAATGCCGTTCGGTCGATGTCCAGCCTTTCGCATATCCTGCGTTCTTCCGAGGGAGGAAGTATTAGATAATTTCCCTGAACATGATACCTGTTTACCCTTCTAGCGACATCCTGAAGGAATAAATCTACGTCCCTGTCCAAATCATGGTGCAGGGCTTTCCCCTGT is part of the Dendrosporobacter quercicolus genome and encodes:
- a CDS encoding DUF5651 domain-containing protein; translated protein: MNAYLSREEKQSFVRATALVALIEETINGYASAKSTDPEFLKYLRMGRSMLAKALTMRGDALDSDVKIEFAKQLAKLEFICVPRQEAKKAHAEMLALKTIIPMQIQDFEDWYCAVIETTCKRCCSEQYQECLIRSILTKYGVYPIDPEAKEKCQYSYVGTSEAEELQQVVDDTVPAEAYNMAVSELAATKIKAASLEEQLAEYNQLKAELLEILYCEEGRPENPSPADLIAEIHLLRDRVTFCEEKLGIANKALTDLHRQISENATACIEIEPQEGERQSVWDEQDRLPVLVTLVNGQKLDLFLTEYMAMNLLFELQNPEPAARAICAKQMQDELVVIDMQQVVSMQVIGLEDGSWQRQAERPTVKPQAQQFPPGIDTTARERYRVECKCGAEYFCSMNAGRYKARCRNCNETVFADRKAALVPDPMDGAAATLLTNRYWVERNDGYSGRASELSALTESNPALPDQAPQESYRGFKYTGRDKRYADPCNLLE
- a CDS encoding BRO-N domain-containing protein, which produces MKNLMIFNNPEFGSVRVVKYDDRKYVVGNDVAKILEYEDYNRAVRDHCRGGVTYPVTDALGRERETKIIPIGDVYRLIVHAADQSRNLEIKAKAERFESWIFDIVLPSIHETGKYELHETAPRALLPALNIITSVAQKAKQQAFTSTFANENHNEIALAVTEIFADTTGDDAFLEMMDKFREQIAIQGEMDRHSDQVSSGFAHHNEEYLTVREAVSLYGHGQRFFYGTLRYRGYIRFEDMPTRNKYLKRPVMRLTDAGREVAEEVLNVAGRNFRQPYSFRWKKELIEEIDRYMQGYEYDDEEEE
- a CDS encoding ParB/Srx family N-terminal domain-containing protein is translated as MNTITAGGIAVHCSHDEIVDISTLIPHPRNPHQHPDKQIQLLARIIQYQGWRTPITVSIQSGYIVRGHGRLLAALYLDVGQVPIDCQNYSSEEDEYADLIADNRIAELAVMDPTLLAEILEDLQASELDLDLTGYNAEEFADIVKQFSIPDQEFPEYDESVADTVKKVTCPQCGHEFPV
- a CDS encoding DNA cytosine methyltransferase, which produces MNSRFKVVSTFAGCGGSSLGYKLARGEVLLAVEWDNNAVATYRLNHPGTPVYHGDIAQLSVGEVLRITGLKPGELDLLDGSPPCQGFSMSGKRDADDDRNQLFREYVRLLQGLRPKVFVMENVSSGMVKGKMKVIFAEILRALKASGYRVKARLMNAKYFNVPQSRERMIFIGIREDLGIEPSHPRPQARPITVRQALRGCVPEEIPMLNEKYAAIWRRVPIGSDMGDALNLNGHYSDVVKLHPDRPSRTLVKTQTGRGFATLCHWEEPRAISIAEAKRLGSFPDDFQFIGSYSEQWARIGNSVPPLFMKAIAEHIRDNILLSA
- a CDS encoding DUF1492 domain-containing protein, which gives rise to MNKERISSKHEQIIKLAVKAVREYDEEQRKSKHDKRLRNTKLLLDNFQALQEHCKNAIYDIKMAKENAIDILDELLDKEDDVYIESIKRSVTRTSIIVSHVNAMLDIYEIYCQKARKADERRGHRVLKATYFEDISIEEIMKKENISQKTYYRDVNRASDRLSALIFGIDGIF
- a CDS encoding site-specific DNA-methyltransferase; this encodes MNYADGIPVHCAFTELADVMILVPNPRNPNQHPQKQIEMLAKIIKNQGWRAPITVSSRSGFVVRGHGRLLAAQLLGVGQVPVDRQNYATEAEEWADLVADNRIAELSQIDDALLAELVTDISAGDFDIGLTGYNDKQLDNLLADFRAPVKEDDFDTAAAAAAIKEPVTKSGDIWQLGRHRLMCGDATVMADVEKLMDGRKAAMVFTDPPYNVAYEGATAEKLTIRNDDMPTEQFNEFLKVAFTSMLEAVDAGGAIYVCHADSEGSNFRGALQDAGWLLKQCLIWVKNQFVLGRQDYQWRHEPILYGWKPGGAHCWYGGRKQGTVIDEAAPITVRQEGNGALLTFTAGVQTVTIRVPSYEVLQAGDDSMTSVWRFEKPLRNGEHPTMKPIGLCARAIQNSSRLGEITADFFGGAGSTLMAAEQTDRVCYMMEIDPVYCDVIIRRWEEFSQQKAICL